The Arachis hypogaea cultivar Tifrunner chromosome 16, arahy.Tifrunner.gnm2.J5K5, whole genome shotgun sequence genome contains a region encoding:
- the LOC140180096 gene encoding serine/threonine-protein phosphatase 7 long form homolog, with protein sequence MTIMQQDVAYQLGLRIDGDPMSGCIEDRQSQTKWTVKLTWFLNTVCGELEQDATEESLLRYTRDYIMQLIGGGSPCWRTSMHVRLSWGLAVLAWMYRQMCRATEHGARNLGGRISLLLSWAYHCIPLLRPYGFDIRRFSLVERWVQYRPDNARGEGRLRHYRRVLNGFGMFTVEWTLYADPQLEGLVPHVIAEADHTVAVVCPLLCFAIIEWHHVDQAVWQFGGLQHIPTRPLDIDSLHGMDGQFGRSEWFPHLLGGWHDLWDHRANHRLHIHNHIDLRPSLPYMTWYIQWVHTELFSQGDQHLVPAGVVPEDLPLHHPLALELHQPKDGHLPELRLPAGRGRGRGRGRARGRGRRGGGGGREQGDELHRDRDPVNPQVVGQR encoded by the exons ATGACCATCATGCAACAGGATGTGGCATATCAGCTGGGACTCAGGATCGATGGTGATCCTATGAGCGGGTGCATAG AGGACCGACAGTCACAAACAAAGTGGACTGTCAAGCTGACTTGGTTCCTGAACACTGTCTGCGGAGAGCTGGAGCAGGACGCCACTGAGGAGAGCCTATTGAGGTACACGAGAGACTACATTATGCAGCTGATAGGGG GTGGGTCTCCCTGCTGGAGGACCTCGATGCATGTGAGGTTGTCGTGGGGATTGGCTGTATTGGCTTGGATGTACCGCCAGATGTGTCGCGCCACGGAGCATGGTGCGCGCAACCTGGGTGGTCGCATTAGTCTGCTATTGTCATGGGCCTACCACTGTATTCCCCTGCTACGTCCGTATGGATTTGATATCCGTCGGTTTTCGCTTGTTGAgag GTGGGTTCAGTACAGACCGGACAACGCCAGAGGTGAGGGGCGCCTTAGGCATTACAGGCGTGTCCTGAACGGCTTTGGCATGTTCACC GTTGAGTGGACACTGTATGCAGACCCGCAGTTGGAGGGTCTAGTTCCACATGTGATTGCTGAGGCTGACCACACGGTGGCTGTTGTCTGCCCGCTGCTCTGCTTTGCCATTATTGAGTGGCATCATGTGGACCAAGCCGTGTGGCAGTTCGGTGGCCTGCAGCACATTCCGACCAGGCCATTAGACATCGATAGCCTACATGGTATGGATGGTCAATTCGGACGTAGTGAGTGGTTCCCGCACTTGCTGGGGGGATGGCATGATTTATGGGATCATCGGGCCAACCATCGTCTGCATATCCATAATCATATAGACCTGCGTCCTTCACTACCGTATATGACTTGGTACATTCAGTGGGTACACACGGAGTTGTTTAGTCAGGGTGACCAACACCTAGTGCCGGCGGGAGTAGTGCCGGAGGACCTGCCTCTGCACCATCCACTTGCTCTAGAGTTACATCAGCCTAAGGATGGTCACCTCCCAGAGCTGCGACTTCCTGCTGGAAGAGGGAGAGGTAGGGGACGAGGGAGAGCAAGAGGCAGAGGTAGACGTGGTGGAGGCGGAGGGAGGGAGCAGGGAGACGAGCTTCACAGGGACAGGGACCCAGTCAACCCCCAAGTGGTGGGCCAGAGGTAG
- the LOC112758964 gene encoding uncharacterized protein: MRFKIIDRAVVYKGMNSNSEEDFEVTYETSGIDEDGDVGVEAATENVVVHPTVSQPMNVLSFMRNLDLDIMSAPEFPEYANIDVADPEVEEFRIGMEFSSRKSVIAAIRSYTISRGVDYNVYESEPQTLYAKCKTCMGVGTTGLSKPV, encoded by the exons ATGAGATTCAAAATAATTGATAGAGCTGTAGTGTACAAAGGAATGAACAGTAACAGCGAAGAGGACTTCGAAGTCACTTATGAAACTAGCGGCATAGACGAGGATGGTGATGTGGGAGTCGAGGCAGCAACGGAGAATGTAGTGGTTCATCCCACAGTTAGTCAACCGATGAATGTCCTATCTTTTATGCGTAATTTAGATCTTGACATCATGAGTGCACCGGAATTTCCGGAATATGCAAACATAG ATGTTGCTGATCCTGAGGTCGAAGAGTTCAGGATCGGAATGGAGTTTAGTTCTAGAAAGTCTGTCATCGCAGCAATCAGAAGTTACACTATTTCTAGAGGAGTCGACTACAATGTTTATGAGTCCGAACCACAGACGctctatgcaaaatgcaagacgTGTATGGGCGTGGGTACGACTGGCTTATCCAAGCCAGTTTGA
- the LOC112758966 gene encoding ankyrin repeat-containing protein ITN1-like — MDRYPYSEPTTPASSVPRETLFVSNSSNSLVFSNSGKSLVVSASGSRFDPRKKYVRQVTGRHNDTELHLAAQRGDVTAVRRILAEIDDQMTGTLSGAEFDAEVVEIRSAIVNEVNELGETPLFTAADKGHLDVVKELLPHTTKEALSFKNRAGFSPLHIAAKQGHKDIVEVLLDHDPELSKTFGQSNATPLVTAAMKDQADVVELLLNRDPSLLEIAKSNGKNALHLSGRQGHVAVVKLLLAHDPQLARRTDKKGQTALHMAVKGTSCEVVKMILNADPAIVMLPNKFGNNALHIATRKKRVEIVNELLLHPDTNVNALSRDQKTALDIAEGLPVSEESWEIKDCLVRFGACKSSDLKQPRDELRKTMTQIKMDVSCQLEQARRTSRNVSGIAKELQKLHQSGIHNATNSVTVVASLFATVAFAAIFTVPGGDDDSGKAVVVHTASFKAFFISNAISLFVSLVVVVVQITVVRGETKSERRVTEIINKMLWLASVCTSVSFMAASYIVVGRRSRWAAILITVIGTVVTVAVLGTMTYFVLKSKRLRRERKKFKRIKTSSWRCSDSETEVDPIYAI, encoded by the exons atgGACCGCTACCCCTACTCCGAGCCCACCACCCCTGCCTCTTCCGTCCCGAGGGAAACCCTCTTTGTCTCCAACTCCAGCAACTCCCTCGTCTTCTCCAACTCCGGCAAGTCCCTCGTCGTCTCCGCCTCCGGCTCGCGCTTCGATCCGAGGAAGAAGTATGTTAGGCAGGTCACCGGCCGGCACAATGACACCGAGCTCCACCTCGCTGCCCAGCGCGGCGATGTTACTGCCGTTCGACGAATCCTTGCCGAGATCGATGATCAGATGACGGGAACCCTAAGCGGAGCTGAGTTTGATGCTGAGGTGGTGGAGATTAGGTCCGCGATCGTCAACGAAGTCAACGAATTGGGAGAGACGCCGCTGTTCACGGCCGCCGATAAGGGACACCTGGATGTCGTTAAAGAGCTTCTCCCTCACACCACCAAAGAGGCCCTTTCGTTCAAGAACCGTGCCGGCTTCTCTCCCTTGCACATTGCCGCTAAACAAGGTCATAAAG ACATTGTAGAGGTGCTTCTAGACCATGATCCGGAGCTAAGCAAGACCTTTGGCCAATCAAATGCAACCCCTCTTGTCACTGCAGCTATGAAGGATCAAGCGGATGTTGTTGAGCTGTTGCTTAACAGAGATCCTAGCTTGTTGGAGATAGCTAAGTCCAATGGGAAGAACGCACTCCATTTATCTGGTCGGCAAGGGCACGTTGCTGTGGTGAAACTGTTGCTGGCCCATGATCCGCAACTCGCTCGGAGGACCGATAAGAAAGGACAAACTGCTCTGCACATGGCTGTGAAGGGGACTAGCTGTGAAGTGGTGAAGATGATTCTTAATGCAGATCCTGCAATAGTCATGTTGCCTAACAAGTTTGGAAACAATGCATTGCATATAGCCACCAGGAAGAAAAGGGTAGAG ATAGTGAATGAACTGTTACTTCATCCTGACACCAATGTGAATGCCCTATCAAGAGACCAGAAAACGGCTCTTGACATTGCTGAAGGACTTCCAGTGTCCGAAGAATCCTGGGAGATAAAAGACTGCCTTGTCCGTTTTGGTGCATGTAAATCCAGTGACCTCAAGCAACCAAGGGACGAGCTGAGGAAAACTATGACACAGATCAAAATGGACGTCTCCTGCCAGCTCGAACAAGCCCGGAGAACAAGCAGGAATGTAAGCGGGATTGCGAAGGAGCTGCAGAAGTTGCACCAAAGCGGAATCCATAATGCCACAAATTCAGTAACCGTTGTGGCCTCGCTGTTTGCAACGGTTGCATTTGCAGCAATCTTCACTGTTCCTGGTGGTGATGATGATTCGGGCAAGGCCGTGGTGGTGCACACTGCGTCCTTCAAGGCCTTCTTCATATCCAATGCTATTTCGCTCTTTGTTTCACTGGTTGTTGTGGTGGTTCAGATCACGGTTGTTAGAGGGGAGACAAAGTCCGAAAGAAGAGTTACAGAAATTATCAATAAGATGCTGTGGTTGGCTTCAGTTTGCACCTCTGTTTCATTCATGGCGGCGTCTTATATAGTTGTTGGTCGCCGCAGCAGGTGGGCTGCAATCCTTATTACAGTCATAGGGACTGTTGTAACAGTTGCCGTTCTTGGTACCATGACTTACTTTGTGCTGAAATCCAAACGTCTCCGAAGAGAAAGGAAGAAGTTCAAAAGGATTAAAACATCTTCTTGGCGGTGTTCAGATTCTGAAACTGAAGTGGATCCAATTTATGCCATCTAG
- the LOC112758969 gene encoding ankyrin repeat-containing protein At5g02620, which produces MKKQLTGIRGDSPLHSAIRAGNMELVLGIISENGEEELKELLSKTNNSGETALYVAAENDNLDIVKELIKYHDIGLAGFKAKNGFDAFHIAAKNGNLEILKVLMEAFPEVSMTVDMSNTTALHTAAAQGYIEVVNFLFEKGSSLISIAKSNGKTVLHSTARNGHVEVIKALLSREPELATRVDKKGQTALHMAVKGQNLDLVDELLKSSTSLVNMVDAKGNAALHIATRKGRLQIVQKILDCPEINTDVINKSGETALDTAEKNNRKDIANLLQVRGAKSAKSIKSPATNTALELKRTVSDIKSGVHNQLEHTFKTQRRMQGIAKRINKMQAEGLNNAINSNTVVAVLIATVAFAAIFNVPGQYPQNPSDRPPSLSLGEVYIAPNIEFTIFIIFDSLALFISLAVVVVQTSVVVIERKAKKQMTAVINKLMWLACVLISVSFLAMSYIVVGDNKGLAIAATALGTVIMAATLGTLCYWVIAHRLEAARLRSLRTTMSSRQSLSMSMMSPSENEYKTVYAI; this is translated from the exons atgaagaaacaaTTGACCGGTATCCGGGGTGATTCTCCCTTGCACTCAGCAATCCGAGCTGGAAACATGGAATTGGTGCTGGGAATCATCTCTGAGAATGGAGAGGAGGAATTGAAGGAGTTGCTCTCAAAGACAAATAACTCTGGTGAAACTGCCTTATATGTTGCTGCTGAAAATGATAATCTTGATATAGTGAAGGAATTGATCAAATATCATGATATTGGTTTGGCCGGCTTCAAAGCTAAGAACGGATTTGATGCATTCCACATTGCTGCTAAAAATGGGAACTTGG AGATATTGAAGGTCCTCATGGAAGCCTTTCCCGAAGTTTCAATGACAGTTGATATGTCAAACACTACTGCATTGCACACAGCTGCAGCACAAGGATATATTGAGGTAGTAAATTTTCTCTTTGAAAAGGGTAGCAGCCTGATAAGTATTGCGAAAAGCAATGGGAAAACTGTGTTGCATTCTACTGCAAGGAACGGCCATGTTGAGGTCATCAAGGCCCTTCTGAGCAGAGAACCAGAACTCGCAACAAGAGTTGATAAGAAGGGGCAGACAGCACTCCATATGGCAGTGAAAGGACAAAACCTTGACTTGGTGGATGAACTTTTGAAATCAAGCACATCATTGGTTAACATGGTGGATGCAAAGGGAAACGCTGCTCTGCATATTGCAACCCGAAAGGGTCGCCTACAG ATTGTTCAGAAGATACTAGATTGCCCAGAAATAAACACTGATGTTATCAATAAATCTGGTGAAACTGCGCTGGATACTGCCGAGAAAAACAACCGTAAGGACATTGCCAACTTGCTGCAAGTTCGGGGAGCTAAAAGTGCCAAGTCCATCAAGTCACCTGCCACAAACACAGCCCTCGAGCTCAAACGAACTGTGAGCGACATCAAAAGTGGGGTTCATAACCAGCTGGAACACACATTTAAAACGCAAAGAAGGATGCAAGGCATAGCGAAACGAATCAATAAAATGCAGGCTGAGGGACTTAACAATGCAATCAACTCCAACACTGTTGTTGCTGTCCTTATAGCAACAGTTGCTTTTGCAGCCATATTTAATGTTCCAGGCCAGTATCCTCAGAACCCAAGTGACCGTCCTCCCAGCTTGTCTCTTGGGGAGGTATACATCGCTCCCAATATCGAGTTCACAATATTCATAATCTTTGATTCTCTCGCCCTCTTCATATCATTGGCCGTTGTGGTTGTCCAAACATCGGTGGTTGTCATCGAGAGGAAAGCGAAGAAACAAATGACGGCCGTTATAAACAAGTTGATGTGGTTAGCCTGTGTGCTAATTTCTGTGTCATTCCTTGCAATGTCATACATCGTTGTGGGGGATAATAAAGGTTTGGCTATAGCAGCAACAGCTCTAGGAACTGTGATTATGGCAGCTACACTAGGAACACTATGTTATTGGGTGATCGCTCACCGACTCGAGGCTGCCAGATTGCGAAGTCTTCGGACAACAATGAGCAGTAGGCAGTCATTATCCATGTCAATGATGTCGCCATCGGAGAACGAGTATAAGACGGTGTATGCAATATAA
- the LOC112758970 gene encoding uncharacterized protein, which translates to TIKWVLWGVGAERKFFLPWHVKEYHQAGRGGEEDDHPHLHDSSSDDAAAAHHDAVAAEPSAASHPSLGDRSIFDRPQPSSASGLPSAFDAFSEVNTPICAVVEAKPQLVGIHERVRTDNGSQQPASAPSSTPEGGKRMSTATNPNAEFWARSLRCGWSRPDLHLFSNLMIPLHMPWKEELPFCPHPHNTHFAVSVWTRDWRR; encoded by the exons ACGATAAAGTGGGTGTTGTGGGGAGTGGGAGCAGAAAGGAAGTTCTTCCTTCCATGGCATGTGAAGGAGTATCATCAAGCTGGAAGAGGTGGAGAAGAAGATGATCACCCCCACCTCCATGATTCTTCTTCCGACGACGCCGCCGCCGCCCACCACGATGCCGTCGCTGCCGAACCCTCAGCGGCGTCCCACCCATCACTGGGCGACAGATCCATCTTCGACCGCCCCCAACCTTCCTCCGCTAGCGGTCTTCCTTCTGCATTCGATGCATTCTCCGAAGTAAACACTCCGATCT GTGCGGTGGTAGAGGCAAAGCCTCAATTGGTTGGGATCCATGAACGAGTAAGAACTGACAACGGTAGTCAACAACCGGCATCAGCTCCGTCAAGCACCCCAGAAGGAGGCAAGCGGATGTCAACGGCAACCAATCCCAATGCTGAATTTTGGGCAAGATCCCTACGGTGCGGATGGAGCCGACCtgacctccacctcttctccaactTGATGATACCCCTTCACATGCCATGGAAGGAAGAACTTCCTTTCTGCCCCCACCCCCACAACACCCACTTTGCCGTTTCTGTGTGGACGAGAGATTGGAGAAGATGA